From one Caldithrix abyssi DSM 13497 genomic stretch:
- the murQ gene encoding N-acetylmuramic acid 6-phosphate etherase has protein sequence MDEKKLFEELSGLVTESRNPNSMEIDMMDTLDAVRVFNEEDKKVAYAVEKELPYIAQAVEIVTEAFKNGGRLCYFGAGTSGRLGVLDAVECPPTFGVDPGMVVGRIAGGYKALTIAVEGYEDHEEYGAQDVAELNVTEKDVVCGIAASRRTPYVVGAIKEARKRGAKTIVVVCNPRKDLQYDVDVAICPVPGPEVIMGSTRLKAGTATKMILNMITSVSMIKLGKVYENMMIDLQQNNKKLVERSKRIIMMAANVDYDRASECLKIAKGHVKTAIFIAKTNESVEVAKKYIDQNQGFLKRALLAWEKEQAK, from the coding sequence ATGGATGAAAAAAAACTTTTTGAGGAACTTTCTGGTCTGGTTACAGAAAGTAGAAATCCGAATTCAATGGAAATTGATATGATGGATACTCTGGATGCCGTTCGGGTATTTAATGAAGAGGATAAAAAAGTAGCCTATGCCGTGGAAAAAGAACTGCCTTATATTGCACAGGCTGTTGAAATTGTAACGGAGGCCTTTAAAAATGGCGGAAGATTGTGTTATTTTGGAGCTGGAACATCGGGACGTCTGGGTGTGCTGGATGCGGTCGAATGTCCGCCAACTTTTGGCGTTGATCCGGGAATGGTTGTTGGCAGAATTGCCGGCGGATACAAGGCTTTAACCATTGCAGTGGAAGGGTATGAAGATCACGAGGAGTACGGCGCTCAGGATGTAGCCGAATTAAATGTGACAGAAAAAGATGTGGTGTGTGGAATTGCGGCAAGCAGACGCACGCCTTATGTGGTTGGGGCGATTAAAGAGGCGCGTAAACGCGGCGCTAAAACCATTGTTGTTGTTTGTAATCCCAGAAAAGATTTGCAGTATGATGTGGATGTGGCTATTTGTCCGGTGCCTGGTCCGGAAGTGATTATGGGATCAACACGTTTAAAGGCCGGAACGGCAACGAAAATGATATTGAATATGATTACCAGCGTTTCGATGATCAAGCTGGGTAAGGTTTACGAAAACATGATGATCGATCTTCAGCAAAATAATAAAAAACTGGTCGAACGCTCAAAAAGAATCATCATGATGGCCGCGAACGTTGATTATGACAGGGCCAGCGAATGTTTGAAGATTGCCAAGGGACACGTAAAAACAGCCATTTTTATCGCCAAGACCAACGAAAGCGTGGAGGTTGCCAAAAAATACATCGATCAAAATCAGGGTTTTTTGAAAAGAGCGCTTTTGGCCTGGGAAAAGGAACAAGCGAAATAA
- the rsmG gene encoding 16S rRNA (guanine(527)-N(7))-methyltransferase RsmG — translation MFHVEQNINLLKEYLQRLDIHIDRVQVERLLAYAQLIKEWNRKVHLISKNDVERVVERHIIPSLFFEKYLSRFSEHGVLRILDVGTGAGLPGIVLAIVEPQWKLVLLDSSRKKTLFLRRVCAELEVDAHVVCERYEKFVEGARDEFDWIVARAVAPLGELITLVRPHLERGVRLLTIKGLDFMDELDGTLLKEFRLSAWRFDKDLMIEDYLKNKCLVKVEKLYG, via the coding sequence ATGTTTCACGTGGAACAAAACATAAATCTTTTAAAAGAATACCTACAACGCCTGGATATTCATATTGATAGGGTTCAGGTTGAGCGGTTGCTGGCTTATGCGCAATTGATTAAAGAGTGGAATCGCAAGGTGCATCTGATCTCAAAAAACGATGTGGAGCGTGTCGTTGAACGCCATATTATCCCTTCTTTGTTTTTTGAAAAGTATTTGAGTCGGTTCTCTGAACATGGAGTTTTGCGGATTCTGGATGTTGGAACGGGCGCAGGGTTGCCAGGAATTGTGCTGGCGATTGTCGAACCACAGTGGAAGTTGGTTTTGCTGGATTCATCCAGAAAAAAAACGCTTTTTCTTCGACGGGTCTGTGCGGAATTGGAGGTTGATGCGCATGTGGTTTGTGAACGCTATGAAAAGTTTGTGGAAGGAGCGAGAGATGAATTTGATTGGATTGTTGCCAGGGCGGTAGCTCCATTGGGAGAATTAATTACGCTGGTGCGTCCTCATCTTGAAAGAGGAGTCAGATTGTTGACCATTAAAGGTCTTGATTTTATGGATGAGTTGGACGGGACTTTGTTGAAAGAATTTCGTCTTAGTGCATGGAGGTTTGATAAAGATTTAATGATAGAAGATTATCTGAAAAATAAATGTCTGGTAAAAGTGGAGAAGCTTTATGGATGA